In bacterium (Candidatus Blackallbacteria) CG13_big_fil_rev_8_21_14_2_50_49_14, the following are encoded in one genomic region:
- a CDS encoding 50S ribosomal protein L5, which yields MLPRLKQIYRDRIHPQLKDEFQYANIMDVPKLEKIVVSIGLGEYIQNHKALEFAQNDLATIAGQKPIVVKAKKSIANFKLRQGMPIGLKVTLRGDRMYEFLDRLVSLALPRIRDFRGVSNKAFDQRGNYTIGLKEQLIFPEISYDKVDKVRGMNITFVTTAKNDQEAYALLKHFGMPFRK from the coding sequence ATGTTACCAAGACTTAAGCAGATCTATCGCGATCGCATTCACCCGCAATTGAAAGACGAATTTCAATATGCAAATATCATGGATGTGCCCAAACTCGAGAAGATCGTTGTCAGCATTGGTCTTGGCGAATACATCCAGAATCACAAAGCCCTTGAGTTTGCCCAGAATGATCTGGCGACCATTGCAGGTCAAAAGCCCATCGTGGTAAAAGCAAAAAAATCTATTGCCAACTTTAAACTTCGCCAGGGCATGCCCATTGGTCTGAAGGTAACATTGCGTGGCGATCGCATGTATGAGTTTCTTGATCGTCTGGTATCCCTGGCCCTGCCACGGATTCGTGACTTCCGGGGTGTATCCAACAAGGCTTTTGATCAACGTGGAAATTACACGATTGGTCTTAAAGAACAGTTGATTTTCCCTGAAATCAGCTATGACAAGGTCGACAAGGTACGTGGTATGAACATCACCTTCGTAACCACCGCTAAAAATGACCAGGAAGCCTATGCCTTGCTCAAACATTTTGGAATGCCGTTTCGGAAGTAG
- a CDS encoding 50S ribosomal protein L15: MKLQDLSRNTKRAKRKRVGRGMGSGMGKTSTRGHRGQGQRSGPEKKAGFEGGQMPLYRRLPKKKHFVMPYRSNWAIVNVGRLNEVFESGASVDFAALADKSLIDGRSDGLRVLGHGELSKPLNITASYVTPSAKEKIEAAGGSVQIV; encoded by the coding sequence ATGAAATTGCAAGATTTATCCCGTAATACAAAACGGGCCAAGCGCAAACGCGTTGGTCGTGGTATGGGCTCAGGTATGGGTAAAACCTCTACCCGGGGTCACCGCGGTCAGGGCCAACGTTCTGGTCCCGAAAAGAAAGCCGGTTTTGAAGGCGGTCAGATGCCTCTTTATCGTCGTCTTCCCAAGAAGAAGCATTTCGTCATGCCTTATCGCTCCAACTGGGCGATTGTCAATGTCGGCCGCTTGAATGAGGTTTTTGAATCTGGTGCCAGCGTTGATTTCGCTGCATTGGCTGACAAAAGCTTGATCGATGGCCGCAGCGACGGTTTGCGTGTCTTGGGTCATGGGGAACTGAGTAAACCCCTGAACATTACTGCCAGCTATGTCACTCCTTCTGCCAAGGAAAAGATTGAAGCCGCAGGTGGTTCTGTCCAGATCGTATGA
- a CDS encoding 50S ribosomal protein L4 has product MSVELKKFEASSQGYVSIEGADLLWGAEPNVDLMHMASVRQLNNARLGTACTKTRSEVRGGGKKPWKQKGTGRARAGSRTSSIWRGGGVSFGPRPHSFETSLNRKMAFRALSSALSVKRESAVVVEDATLNLNKTSEFLALLGKMGLADQKVLVIADYNEALHKVTRNLRQVSVVSPKNVGVVDVLKHDTLLVAEGSLQLLEGRIV; this is encoded by the coding sequence ATGTCCGTTGAATTGAAAAAGTTTGAAGCGTCCAGCCAGGGATACGTCAGCATCGAAGGTGCTGATCTGCTCTGGGGCGCTGAACCCAATGTCGATTTGATGCATATGGCTTCTGTTCGTCAATTGAACAATGCCCGTCTGGGAACTGCCTGCACCAAAACCCGCTCTGAAGTACGCGGTGGTGGTAAGAAACCCTGGAAACAAAAAGGCACAGGCCGCGCCCGTGCCGGTAGCCGTACCTCGTCGATTTGGCGTGGGGGCGGTGTTTCCTTTGGTCCAAGACCCCACAGCTTTGAAACCAGTCTGAACCGTAAAATGGCATTTCGTGCGCTGAGCTCTGCGCTCTCCGTTAAACGTGAAAGCGCCGTTGTCGTCGAAGACGCCACTCTGAACCTGAACAAGACCTCTGAATTCCTGGCTCTGCTCGGAAAAATGGGCCTTGCTGATCAGAAAGTTCTGGTGATTGCTGATTATAACGAAGCCTTGCATAAGGTGACCCGTAATCTGCGTCAGGTTTCTGTCGTCAGCCCCAAAAACGTAGGTGTAGTAGATGTCCTGAAACATGACACTCTGCTGGTTGCTGAAGGTTCTCTGCAGTTACTGGAAGGAAGGATTGTCTGA
- a CDS encoding 50S ribosomal protein L3, which translates to MSSNVGLIGTKLGMTHVFDETGNSVPVTVIQAGPCPIVQVKKPDTDGYSALQVGFESVPKHRLNKPQQGHFKKAGVHTTRRLVEFRTQSTDGFEVGAELTVSQFSVGQAINVQGKPIGKGFMGATKRHHFGRGPMSHGSKSHRIPGSIGAGTTPGRVYKGVKMSGRKPNKVVTTTNLQVVQVDTERNLLLVKGAVPGSTGAVVKIVPVVKGGKA; encoded by the coding sequence ATGAGTTCTAATGTAGGACTTATAGGTACCAAACTGGGGATGACACATGTCTTCGATGAAACGGGAAACAGTGTGCCGGTCACAGTTATTCAGGCCGGCCCCTGCCCGATCGTTCAGGTCAAGAAGCCGGATACCGATGGGTATTCGGCTTTGCAGGTCGGTTTTGAATCGGTTCCGAAGCATCGTTTGAACAAGCCTCAGCAAGGTCATTTTAAAAAAGCGGGTGTCCATACAACTCGACGCCTGGTTGAATTTCGTACACAGAGCACCGATGGGTTTGAAGTCGGCGCAGAATTGACAGTCAGTCAGTTCAGCGTAGGCCAGGCCATCAATGTTCAGGGCAAACCCATTGGCAAAGGCTTTATGGGAGCTACCAAACGCCATCATTTCGGTCGTGGTCCCATGAGTCATGGTTCCAAGTCCCACCGTATTCCCGGCTCCATTGGTGCCGGTACTACACCTGGACGCGTATACAAAGGCGTCAAGATGTCTGGCCGTAAACCCAATAAGGTAGTTACGACCACAAATCTGCAGGTGGTTCAGGTGGATACCGAACGCAATCTGCTGTTGGTAAAAGGAGCTGTTCCCGGTTCTACAGGTGCAGTCGTTAAAATTGTTCCTGTTGTTAAAGGAGGGAAAGCCTAA
- a CDS encoding 50S ribosomal protein L22: MSNPVKVKAIAKNVSMSPFKLRRVMNLVRGMNGLDALDHLKFMPHKAARIIEKVLHSALSNAENNNMLDVEELYVVEAFVDGGRTLRRVQPRAQGRAYMIKKRSSHVTIAVGPKKK, from the coding sequence GTGAGTAACCCAGTTAAAGTCAAGGCAATTGCCAAGAATGTCAGCATGTCACCCTTCAAGCTGAGACGGGTGATGAATCTGGTCCGGGGAATGAATGGACTTGATGCGTTGGACCACCTCAAGTTCATGCCGCATAAAGCTGCCCGGATTATTGAAAAGGTTCTCCACTCTGCACTTTCAAATGCAGAAAACAACAATATGTTGGATGTGGAAGAACTCTATGTGGTTGAAGCTTTTGTAGATGGTGGCCGCACACTGCGCCGGGTTCAGCCCCGTGCACAGGGCCGCGCCTATATGATCAAAAAGCGCTCCAGCCATGTCACCATCGCCGTTGGGCCGAAGAAGAAGTAA
- a CDS encoding 50S ribosomal protein L23 has translation MDPYTIVKYPLITEKSTLLGADNQYVFEVDTKANKVEIAKAVSTIFKVDVDKVRTLNVKPEQRPFGSRARKRKARKKAIVTLKAGHKIDLAI, from the coding sequence ATGGATCCCTATACCATCGTAAAATATCCTCTGATTACTGAAAAATCGACCCTCTTGGGTGCCGATAACCAGTACGTCTTTGAAGTGGATACAAAAGCAAACAAAGTTGAGATCGCGAAAGCCGTCAGCACCATTTTTAAAGTGGACGTCGACAAGGTTCGCACTCTGAATGTCAAGCCGGAGCAACGCCCTTTTGGGAGTCGTGCCCGTAAGCGGAAAGCCCGCAAAAAAGCAATTGTGACCCTTAAAGCTGGTCACAAAATTGATCTCGCGATTTAG
- a CDS encoding 50S ribosomal protein L16 — MLMPKRTKYRKQMRGRMKGKETRGTTVAFGEFGLQGLEPAWITARQIEAARRAMTRSVRRGGKVHIRIFPDKPITAKPAETRMGSGKGSPEYWVAVVKPGRIMFELAGVPEEVARKAMRLASAKLPIKTRFVTREEQEAAQAEGGEE; from the coding sequence ATGCTAATGCCTAAACGTACAAAGTACAGAAAGCAGATGCGGGGCCGCATGAAGGGCAAGGAAACCCGCGGTACGACTGTCGCCTTTGGCGAATTCGGACTGCAAGGTCTGGAGCCTGCCTGGATTACCGCCCGCCAGATTGAAGCTGCACGTCGGGCCATGACACGTTCTGTACGTCGTGGCGGGAAAGTACATATCCGTATTTTTCCTGACAAACCGATCACAGCAAAACCCGCTGAAACCCGGATGGGCAGTGGTAAAGGTTCACCCGAGTATTGGGTAGCCGTTGTCAAACCCGGTCGTATCATGTTTGAACTGGCCGGTGTACCCGAAGAAGTAGCCCGTAAAGCGATGCGTCTGGCCAGTGCCAAACTGCCGATTAAAACCCGCTTTGTCACCCGCGAAGAGCAAGAGGCTGCTCAAGCTGAAGGAGGCGAAGAATAA
- a CDS encoding 50S ribosomal protein L24, translating into MTVKKGDQVVVISGRDADRGKVGKVLRVIPKTNRVVVEGVHIVTRHQKPTMQGQKGSLVKKEAPIHRSRVMLYDPSLKKGVRVRHKELENGQKVRVSHKSGETLDN; encoded by the coding sequence CTGACCGTCAAAAAAGGCGATCAGGTCGTGGTTATTTCCGGTAGAGATGCTGATCGTGGTAAAGTAGGTAAGGTTCTGCGGGTTATCCCCAAAACCAACCGCGTGGTTGTGGAAGGTGTACATATTGTCACCCGTCACCAAAAGCCAACGATGCAAGGTCAAAAAGGGTCTCTCGTTAAAAAAGAGGCTCCCATTCATCGTTCCCGCGTCATGCTCTATGACCCCAGTCTGAAAAAAGGCGTACGTGTACGTCATAAAGAGCTTGAAAACGGCCAAAAAGTTCGTGTTTCTCATAAATCGGGCGAAACGCTCGATAATTAA
- a CDS encoding 30S ribosomal protein S8, whose translation MVTDPISDMLTRVRNALMLRKESVEVPHSKIKREVSRVLKENGYITDFYEVSDDKFKKIKLVLKYHEGRSVIQGLKRVSKPGRRVYVGTQEVPRVMGGMGVAVVSTSRGILTGHQARRLKVGGELLCYVW comes from the coding sequence ATGGTTACAGATCCTATCAGTGATATGCTTACCCGGGTTCGTAACGCCCTGATGCTGCGCAAAGAGTCCGTGGAAGTACCCCACTCAAAAATTAAACGGGAAGTATCCCGTGTTCTCAAAGAAAACGGTTATATCACCGATTTCTATGAAGTCAGCGATGACAAATTTAAGAAAATTAAGCTGGTTCTTAAGTACCATGAAGGCCGCTCCGTCATTCAGGGGCTCAAACGGGTCAGCAAACCTGGCCGTCGCGTCTATGTCGGTACGCAAGAAGTACCGCGTGTGATGGGCGGAATGGGTGTTGCTGTGGTATCCACCTCCCGTGGCATCCTTACCGGTCACCAGGCCCGCCGTCTTAAAGTCGGTGGCGAATTACTGTGTTATGTATGGTAG
- a CDS encoding 50S ribosomal protein L29, producing the protein MSKQEISRLRELSQQELLDERQEAKQELFNLKFQWMATRQLSNTARLRLLRQKVARINTLLRERELEGEEVNA; encoded by the coding sequence ATGTCTAAACAAGAAATAAGTCGTTTGCGCGAACTTTCCCAGCAGGAATTGCTGGATGAGCGTCAGGAAGCCAAACAGGAACTTTTTAATTTGAAGTTCCAATGGATGGCAACACGTCAGCTTTCCAATACTGCCCGTCTGCGTCTGTTGCGGCAAAAAGTAGCCCGTATCAACACCTTGCTGCGGGAACGTGAATTGGAAGGAGAAGAAGTCAATGCCTAA
- a CDS encoding 30S ribosomal protein S19, with product MSRSVKKGPFIQEKLLKKIERMNDKNEKRVIKTWSRASTITPDMIGHTIAVYNGRKHVPIFVTENMVDYRLGEFVPTRMFRGHAGEKTVSRR from the coding sequence ATGAGCCGTTCTGTAAAAAAAGGACCTTTTATTCAGGAAAAGCTGCTTAAGAAAATTGAGCGCATGAATGATAAAAATGAGAAGCGCGTCATTAAAACCTGGTCCCGCGCCTCCACCATTACACCGGATATGATTGGACACACCATTGCCGTTTATAATGGCCGCAAACATGTGCCCATCTTCGTGACTGAAAACATGGTTGACTACCGGTTGGGCGAATTTGTTCCCACCCGTATGTTCCGTGGCCACGCCGGTGAAAAAACCGTATCACGCCGATAG
- a CDS encoding 50S ribosomal protein L18: MSIETRRAERKRRQVRARKKINGTADRPRLSVFRSHQHIYAQIIDDVQGHTLVAASSVEPDVKTQGEYFGNIEGAKVVGSRIAKKALELGITQVVFDRGGNKYHGRVAALAEAARENGLSF, encoded by the coding sequence ATGAGTATTGAAACCCGTCGTGCCGAACGTAAGCGCCGCCAAGTTCGTGCACGTAAAAAAATCAACGGTACCGCTGATCGTCCCCGGCTGTCCGTATTCCGTAGCCATCAACATATCTATGCCCAGATCATTGATGATGTGCAGGGACATACCCTGGTAGCAGCCTCTTCGGTTGAACCCGATGTGAAAACTCAGGGTGAGTACTTTGGCAATATCGAGGGAGCGAAAGTTGTCGGTTCCCGGATTGCTAAAAAAGCCCTGGAACTGGGAATCACTCAGGTGGTTTTTGACCGGGGTGGCAATAAATACCATGGTCGCGTTGCGGCCCTGGCTGAAGCTGCCCGTGAAAACGGTCTGAGTTTCTAA
- a CDS encoding 50S ribosomal protein L2 — translation MGIRVLKPTTAGQRNMSRLTYEEITTSTPEKSLLVPLKKTGGRNNTGRITSRFRGGGHKRHYRLIDFKRNKDNIPAKVATIEYDPNRTANIALLHYADGEKRYILAPQGLKVGDEVLAGEQADIKPGHAMVLKDIPLGTVIHNVELQPGRGGQMARAAGTSAQLVAKDGEYVQIKLPSGEVRMVSKNCRATIGSLGNADFKNVSIGKAGRKRHMGRRPHNRGVVMNPCDHPHGGGEGKAPVGGKAQTPWGQPAMGFRTRKKKPSDRFITQKRVSRNAR, via the coding sequence ATGGGTATTCGAGTTTTAAAACCAACAACTGCTGGCCAACGCAATATGAGCCGGCTTACATATGAGGAAATCACAACCTCTACGCCCGAAAAATCACTGCTGGTACCTCTGAAGAAAACAGGTGGCCGCAACAATACCGGACGGATTACATCCCGCTTCCGGGGGGGTGGTCATAAACGTCATTACCGCCTGATTGACTTCAAGCGTAATAAAGACAATATTCCTGCTAAAGTGGCAACGATCGAATACGATCCCAACCGCACAGCCAATATTGCCTTACTTCACTATGCCGATGGCGAAAAACGCTATATCCTGGCTCCCCAGGGTTTAAAAGTTGGCGATGAAGTGCTTGCCGGTGAACAGGCTGACATCAAACCAGGGCATGCCATGGTTCTGAAAGATATTCCTCTGGGTACAGTGATTCATAACGTGGAGCTTCAGCCCGGCCGGGGTGGACAGATGGCCCGTGCGGCCGGAACATCCGCTCAGCTTGTGGCAAAGGACGGCGAGTACGTTCAAATCAAGCTGCCTTCTGGCGAAGTGCGTATGGTTTCCAAAAATTGCCGGGCCACCATTGGTTCGCTGGGCAATGCCGATTTTAAAAACGTTTCGATTGGTAAAGCCGGTCGTAAACGTCACATGGGCCGTCGGCCCCACAACCGCGGTGTTGTGATGAACCCCTGCGATCACCCACATGGTGGTGGTGAGGGTAAAGCACCCGTCGGTGGTAAGGCACAGACCCCCTGGGGTCAGCCTGCTATGGGCTTCCGCACCCGCAAGAAAAAACCGAGCGACCGCTTCATTACACAGAAGCGCGTTAGCCGGAACGCACGATAA
- a CDS encoding 50S ribosomal protein L14, with the protein MIQQESRLAVADNTGAKELLCINVLGSSGRRYAHVGDTIVAVVKEATPNMPVKKSQVVKAVVVRTKHQIHRKDGSRIRFDENAAVIVNNDGNPIGTRVFGPVARELREKNYMKIVSLAPEVL; encoded by the coding sequence ATGATTCAGCAAGAAAGTCGTCTCGCTGTCGCTGATAATACCGGCGCAAAAGAACTGCTCTGCATCAATGTGCTGGGCAGCTCAGGTCGGCGTTACGCCCATGTGGGAGATACCATCGTGGCTGTCGTTAAAGAAGCCACCCCCAATATGCCTGTCAAAAAGAGCCAGGTCGTCAAAGCTGTTGTCGTGCGTACCAAGCACCAGATTCACCGCAAAGACGGTTCTCGTATTCGTTTTGATGAAAATGCTGCTGTCATCGTCAACAACGATGGCAACCCGATTGGAACCCGTGTTTTTGGCCCTGTGGCCCGTGAACTTCGGGAAAAGAATTATATGAAAATTGTCTCACTTGCGCCGGAGGTACTGTAA
- a CDS encoding 30S ribosomal protein S5: MVKKQNETDSQWTEKVVQVRRVTKVVKGGKRLSFRVITIVGDGEGQVGVGVGKSSDVVGAIQKGMSDARKNLIQVPIVNTTIPHPVNARFGSASVLVKPARQGTGVIAGGAVRIVLEAAGIKNATAKCLGSKSPLNNARAAIEGLKELRTIEQISASRGLSAKEIVSGRPV; the protein is encoded by the coding sequence GTGGTCAAAAAACAAAACGAAACCGATTCCCAGTGGACTGAAAAAGTAGTCCAGGTCCGCCGTGTGACAAAAGTTGTCAAGGGCGGAAAACGTCTGAGCTTCCGTGTTATTACCATCGTTGGTGATGGTGAAGGACAGGTTGGTGTTGGCGTTGGCAAATCCAGCGATGTCGTTGGTGCCATTCAAAAAGGAATGTCAGATGCCCGTAAGAACCTGATTCAGGTTCCGATCGTGAACACCACCATTCCCCATCCCGTAAATGCTCGCTTTGGTTCAGCCAGCGTCCTGGTGAAGCCTGCCCGTCAGGGTACAGGTGTTATCGCCGGGGGTGCCGTGCGTATCGTACTTGAAGCCGCCGGCATCAAGAACGCTACCGCCAAATGCCTGGGTTCCAAGTCTCCCTTGAACAATGCCCGTGCGGCAATCGAGGGTCTCAAAGAACTGCGGACCATTGAGCAGATCTCCGCTTCCCGTGGCCTGAGTGCAAAAGAAATTGTCTCTGGCCGCCCAGTCTGA
- a CDS encoding 50S ribosomal protein L6: MSRIGKKPITLAKATVEVNGNVVKVKGPKGELSQELRSEVSVEVADGVLSVMRKDDSKQARALHGLYRSLLANMVEGVNNGFSKSLEMIGVGYKAALKGSNIVLNAGYSHPIEIEAPPGIVIETEGPTKIHVKGIDKELVGNIAAKIRAVRKPEPYKGKGIRYVGEVVRRKAGKSGKK; encoded by the coding sequence ATGTCACGAATTGGTAAGAAACCCATTACACTCGCGAAAGCCACTGTCGAAGTCAATGGTAACGTCGTTAAAGTCAAAGGTCCGAAGGGTGAACTCTCTCAGGAACTGCGCTCTGAAGTTTCCGTTGAAGTTGCAGATGGTGTCTTAAGCGTTATGCGCAAAGATGACAGCAAGCAAGCCCGTGCCCTGCATGGTCTCTATCGTTCCTTGCTGGCCAATATGGTAGAAGGTGTCAACAACGGCTTCTCCAAATCCCTGGAAATGATCGGGGTCGGTTACAAAGCCGCTCTGAAAGGTTCCAATATCGTTCTCAATGCGGGTTATTCACACCCGATCGAAATTGAAGCGCCTCCTGGTATCGTGATCGAAACCGAAGGCCCCACCAAGATCCACGTCAAGGGCATTGACAAAGAACTCGTGGGCAATATTGCGGCAAAGATCCGCGCGGTACGCAAACCCGAGCCTTATAAAGGCAAGGGTATCCGGTATGTGGGCGAAGTCGTCCGCAGAAAAGCCGGCAAATCAGGTAAGAAGTAG
- a CDS encoding 30S ribosomal protein S10 — translation MAGQKIRIRLKSYDHRLLDESARRIVETARRTDAKVVGPVPLPIRKNVFCVLRSPHVDKKSREHFEIRTHKRLLDILEPSTKTVDALMHMDLPAGVDIEVKL, via the coding sequence ATGGCAGGTCAAAAAATCAGAATCAGGTTAAAATCCTACGATCATCGTTTGCTGGACGAGTCCGCGCGTCGTATTGTGGAAACCGCTCGCCGTACCGACGCCAAAGTAGTAGGTCCGGTGCCGCTGCCCATCCGCAAGAACGTGTTTTGTGTTCTGCGTTCACCGCACGTGGATAAGAAATCTCGGGAACATTTCGAGATTCGTACCCACAAGCGTTTGCTGGACATTCTGGAACCCTCCACGAAGACGGTTGATGCGCTGATGCACATGGACCTGCCTGCTGGCGTCGATATCGAAGTAAAGCTGTAG
- a CDS encoding 30S ribosomal protein S3 — MGQKVHPIGFRLGITKNWKSRWFSPKNYPDLIQEDRRIREIVKKQLSAAGIADIEVERKSNQVEVTILTAKPGMVVGRGGKNIEELRQKLFQELNKKVQMNVQEVKSVETNAQLIAEAAAVQLEKRVAFRRVMKQSMSRAMNSGAQGIKIMIAGRLAGADIARTEWLREGRIPLHTLRADIDYGFFEAKTVFGIIGIKVWVYHGEKLKEKESKKEVPSHANA; from the coding sequence ATGGGCCAGAAAGTACACCCTATTGGATTTCGTTTAGGGATTACCAAAAATTGGAAAAGCCGTTGGTTTTCACCCAAGAATTATCCCGACCTGATCCAGGAAGATCGTCGTATTCGTGAGATTGTAAAAAAACAGCTCTCCGCTGCAGGTATTGCTGATATTGAAGTTGAACGCAAGTCCAACCAGGTAGAAGTAACCATCCTTACTGCCAAACCCGGCATGGTTGTCGGCCGTGGCGGTAAAAATATTGAGGAACTGCGTCAGAAGCTTTTCCAGGAACTGAACAAAAAAGTTCAGATGAATGTACAGGAAGTCAAATCTGTTGAAACCAACGCTCAGCTGATTGCTGAAGCTGCGGCTGTACAGTTGGAAAAACGTGTCGCTTTCCGTCGTGTCATGAAGCAGTCCATGTCCCGGGCCATGAATTCAGGTGCCCAGGGTATTAAAATCATGATCGCCGGCCGTCTGGCTGGTGCAGATATTGCCCGTACCGAGTGGCTGCGTGAAGGTCGTATTCCGCTGCACACCCTGCGTGCCGATATTGACTATGGTTTCTTTGAAGCCAAAACCGTTTTCGGAATTATCGGTATCAAAGTATGGGTTTATCACGGCGAAAAGCTGAAAGAAAAAGAGTCGAAAAAAGAGGTCCCTTCCCATGCTAATGCCTAA
- a CDS encoding type Z 30S ribosomal protein S14, whose product MARTSMIEKSKRPPKYKVRQHNRCRTCGRPKAYYRYFGLCRVCLRENAHRGLLPGVKKSSW is encoded by the coding sequence ATGGCAAGAACATCAATGATCGAAAAATCCAAGCGCCCGCCCAAATACAAAGTGCGTCAACACAACCGTTGCCGTACCTGCGGTCGCCCCAAAGCCTATTATCGCTATTTCGGCCTCTGCCGCGTCTGTTTGCGTGAAAACGCACACCGTGGTCTGCTGCCGGGTGTGAAGAAGTCCAGTTGGTAA
- a CDS encoding 30S ribosomal protein S17, with product MPKRVLTGKVVSDKMQKTRIAEVERFPTHPIYKKVQSRRKRYKFHDEQELSKAGDLVRIVECRPMSRDKHFRLLEVVDAGSQA from the coding sequence ATGCCTAAACGTGTTCTGACCGGTAAGGTCGTCAGTGATAAAATGCAGAAAACCCGTATTGCGGAGGTCGAACGCTTCCCCACACACCCGATCTATAAAAAGGTGCAGTCTCGCAGAAAGCGCTATAAGTTCCATGATGAACAAGAGCTTTCCAAGGCTGGGGATTTGGTCCGTATCGTAGAGTGTCGCCCCATGAGCCGTGACAAGCATTTCCGTTTGCTGGAAGTGGTTGACGCTGGTTCTCAGGCCTAA